One Oryza glaberrima chromosome 10, OglaRS2, whole genome shotgun sequence DNA segment encodes these proteins:
- the LOC127753205 gene encoding MEIOTIC F-BOX protein MOF-like, whose product MIIKFQSTHDTCSTNGLRGRGSDTMFTRDAPSTDMISGLPEGVLHRIMSFLSLREAVQTCVLSRRWRNLWLSMPLINADYKQFFEMTDTKAGYDEALAVAVPMFKRFVNRLLELRDPVASIDKFCLWYSISDDNEDDTESQDAAANRWISQALQKKARVVEVYGDLVFADLYPLVIDHSVFTSSYLTKVVFSNVLLEDGFFKQLESGCPALEDLSLDDCIISGDEISSQTLKVLTIKDTKFSMEHKTSINTPSVTSLTLWRPAHGIVVLKDMASVVTASVKPSEFIDEFDARGLRQYLWALSGVKNLEFYYLGELTIEGNLQLCPKFNNLVNLTLGRWCLDANFYALILFMQNTPRLEKLTLKLHPFRYQQPRIIGELTERSFTCGHLKIVEVMCSENDPLVNNLVDFFVSSGMTSAQIHIKH is encoded by the exons ATGATTATCAA ATTCCAGTCCACGCACGACACCTGTTCGACGAATGGCCTCCGCGGGCGCGGCTCGGACACCATGTTCACGAGGGACGCCCCCAGCACTGACATGATCAGCGGTCTCCCCGAAGGAGTGCTCCACCGCATCATGTCCTTCCTCTCCTTGCGCGAGGCGGTGCAGACGTGCGTGTTGTCGCGCCGGTGGCGCAACCTCTGGCTCTCCATGCCTCTCATCAACGCGGACTACAAGCAGTTCTTCGAGATGACGGACACTAAAGCGGGATACGATGAGgcgttggcggtggcggtgccgaTGTTCAAGAGATTTGTCAACCGGCTGCTGGAACTCCGCGACCCTGTTGCCTCTATTGACAAGTTCTGTCTCTGGTACTCCATATCTGATGACAACGAGGATGACACCGAGTCGCAAGATGCTGCCGCCAACAGGTGGATCAGTCAAGCTTTGCAGAAGAAGGCCCGGGTTGTAGAGGTTTACGGTGACCTCGTCTTCGCTGACCTCTACCCGTTGGTGATTGATCACTCTGTGTTTACTTCAAGCTACCTGACAAAAGTTGTGTTCTCAAATGTTCTTCTGGAAGATGGTTTCTTCAAGCAACTCGAGTCGGGCTGTCCAGCATTGGAAGATCTCTCCTTAGATGACTGCATCATTAGCGGTGATGAGATCTCCTCCCAGACACTGAAGGTTTTGACCATCAAGGACACTAAGTTCTCCATGGAACACAAGACTTCTATTAATACTCCGAGTGTTACTTCTCTGACATTGTGGAGGCCTGCGCACGGCATAGTTGTACTGAAGGACATGGCATCAGTAGTGACTGCATCAGTTAAACCTAGTGAGTttattgatgaatttgatgCTAGGGGTTTGCGCCAATATCTATGGGCACTTTCTGGTGTTAAAAATTTGGAGTTCTATTATCTGGGCGAG CTGACAATCGAAGGCAATTTGCAATTGTGTCCGAAATTCAACAATCTTGTCAACCTGACTCTCGGTCGATGGTGTCTGGATGCGAATTTCTATGCTTTAATTTTATTCATGCAGAACACACCAAGACTAGAGAAGCTAACACTGAAACTCCATCCG TTTCGTTATCAGCAACCAAGAATCATTGGTGAGCTTACTGAAAGATCATTTACATGTGGGCACCTTAAGATTGTTGAAGTCATGTGCTCGGAGAATGATCCCCTGGTCAACAACTTGGTCGACTTCTTTGTTAGTAGCGGTATGACCTCTGCTCAGATTCATATCAAACACTAG
- the LOC127753206 gene encoding putative F-box/FBD/LRR-repeat protein At5g44950 has protein sequence MEEPPGKKGPAMDPAQDSGRDWLSGLPEGVLHRIMSFLDSRQAVRTCVLSRRWRDLWRSVPRVHADIYDFTPDGTIDGEGEEDVEDAEVVVVFNRFVNRLLERRDPTASIETFFFRCCIPDEDDDGSADANRWISYGLQKNAWFLEVVVQLNSLELDRSVFNSIYLRRIAFGNVFMDQGFFKQLQMGCPALERLYLDDCIVADDEISSNTLKVLTFDTTEFCYEHRISISTPTVTTLALRNTICGKPVLKDVASLVSASVVLYCVESGDFDANDLRHYLWSFSHVKDLIFSYQGKKVCLLILHIPPCLMHLDLGVNVKR, from the coding sequence atggaagAGCCGCCTGGCAAGAAAGGTCCGGCCATGGACCCCGCGCAAGACTCGGGCAGGGACTGGCTCAGCGGCCTCCCCGAGGGGGTCCTCCACCGCATCATGTCGTTCCTGGACTCGCGCCAGGCCGTGCGGACGTGCGTGCTCTCGCGGCGCTGGCGCGACCTCTGGCGCTCCGTACCCCGCGTCCACGCCGACATCTACGACTTCACCCCGGACGGGACCATcgacggcgagggagaggaggacgtAGAGGATgccgaggtggtggtggtgttcaaCAGGTTCGTCAACCGGCTGCTGGAGCGACGCGATCCCACCGCCTCAATAGAGACGTTCTTCTTCAGATGCTGCATACCagacgaagacgacgatggATCCGCAGACGCGAACAGGTGGATTTCCTACGGTTTGCAGAAGAACGCCTGGTTTCTGGAGGTTGTCGTGCAGCTCAACTCATTGGAGCTCGATCGCTCGGTGTTCAATTCAATCTACCTGAGAAGAATTGCCTTCGGCAATGTTTTCATGGACCAAGGTTTCTTCAAGCAACTCCAGATGGGCTGTCCAGCATTGGAACGTCTCTACTTAGATGATTGCATCGTTGCGGATGACGAGATCTCCTCCAACACACTGAAGGTTTTGACCTTCGATACTACTGAATTCTGCTATGAGCACAGGATTTCTATTTCTACTCCGACAGTTACTACTTTGGCCCTGCGCAATACTATTTGCGGCAAGCCTGTACTAAAGGACGTGGCATCACTAGTGAGCGCATCAGTGGTACTTTATTGTGTGGAAAGCGGCGATTTCGATGCTAATGATCTCCGCCACTATCTCTGGAGCTTTTCTCATGTTAAAGATTTGATTTTCAGTTATCAGGGCAAAAAGGTATGCTTACTGATCTTACATATTCCACCTTGTCTTATGCATCTTGACTTAGGTGTCAATGTGAAAAGGTGA